A DNA window from Alligator mississippiensis isolate rAllMis1 chromosome 11, rAllMis1, whole genome shotgun sequence contains the following coding sequences:
- the LOC102563535 gene encoding protein regulator of cytokinesis 1 isoform X3 → MDGRAAPGPRGAMRKSEVLAAESVACLNSALGKLRDIWEEIGIPEEQRLQRTDVVKKHVKGLLDMMIAEEEDLKERLLKSIASCRKELDTLCQELHLDPFEEEESTILQLERDLRTRVEVMAKQKRERKQELKALQDRDRDLCDLLCTRPYSIDSSAVPSLEELDGFRRHLATLTTEKERRREEFVHTKRQIIKCMEELEHVPDTSFEQDVVCEDEEAFCLSTENIAALKELLQQLEARQALNEAVCAELRSRILELWDRLQVPAEERDAVAPHMTGSRARTRRELQLEVDRLEELKLQNMKVVIEAIRVELAAYWDKCFYSPAQREGFAPYYDEDYTETLLQLHDAEVGRLKHYYETHRELFEAVQKWEENWRLFLELERKASDPSRFANRGGNLLKEEKQRAKLQKTLPKLEEELRVRIEGWEHENQEAFLVSGQQFMEYVAEQWQLFRLEKEKEKQERQLKKSRQIEEEMLYGAVPKTPAKRRVLGPHTPGKVRKLNATSVSSATPNSTIRSGFGTVLCHSPVSRLPPSAGKLGQSARHPGHVAAKPPRPGLKERNKENVLQLHGPGLSARALKGLQV, encoded by the exons atgGACGGACGGGCGGCACCGGGCCCGCGCGGCGCCATGAGGAAGAG CGAGGTGCTGGCGGCGGAGTCTGTGGCATGTCTGAACAGCGCCCTGGGCAAACTGCGGGATATCTGGGAGGAGATCGGGATCCCTGAGGAGCAGCGACTGCAGCGAACAGATGTGGTGAAGAAGCACGTCAAG gggctgctggacaTGATGATAGCCGAGGAGGAGGACCTAAAGGAGCGCCTGCTCAAGAGCATCGCCTCATGTCGCAAGGAGCTGGACACCCTGTGCCAGGAGCTCCACTTAGATCCTTTCGAG GAGGAGGAGAGCACCATCCTGCAACTAGAGAGGGACCTGCGCACCCGTGTGGAAGTGATGGCAAAGCAGAAGCGGGAGAGAAAGCAAGAGCTGAAAGCCCTGCAGGATCGAGACCGGGATCTGTGTGACCTCCTTTGCACCCGCCCGTACAGCATTGACAGCAGCGCCGTACCCAGCCTGGAGGAGCTCGATGGCTTCCGGCGCCACCTGGCCACGCTGACGACCGAGAAG gaGCGCCGGCGAGAGGAGTTTGTGCACACCAAGCGGCAGATCATCAAGTGCATGGAAGAGCTGGAGCATGTCCCCGACACCAGCTTCGAGCAGGATGTGGTGTGTGAGGACGAGGAAGCCTTCTGCCTCTCCACCGAGAACATTGCTGCGCTcaaggagctgctccagcag ctggaagcccGGCAGGCACTTAACGAGGCGGTGTGCGCAGAGCTGCGTTCCCGAATCCTGGAGCTGTGGGACCGCCTGCAGGTTCCAGCTGAGGAGAGGGATGCTGTGGCCCCACACATGACTGGGTCCCGCGCCAGGACCAGGAGAGAG ctgcagctggaagtggACCGCCTGGAGGAGCTGAAGCTGCAGAACATGAAGGTGGTGATCGAGGCGATCCGCGTGGAGCTGGCAGCCTACTGGGACAAGTGCTtctacagcccagcccagcgggAGGGTTTTGCCCCCTATTATGATG AGGACTACACGGagaccctgctgcagctccacgaCGCTGAGGTGGGGAGGCTGAAGCACTACTACGAGACGCACAGGGAGCTCTTTGAGGCCGTCCAGAAGTGGGAGGAAAACTGGAGACTCTTCCTGGAGCTGGAG AGAAAAGCAAGCGACCCGAGCCGCTTTGCCAACCGTGGGGGGAACCTCCTAAAGGAAGAGAAGCAGCGGGCCAAGCTGCAGAAGACCCTCCCCAAG ctggaggaggagctgcGCGTGCGCATTGAGGGCTGGGAGCATGAGAACCAGGAGGCTTTTCTGGTGAGCGGGCAGCAGTTCATGGAGTACGTGGCAGAGCAGTGGCAACTCTTCCGcctggagaaggagaaggagaaacaGGAGCGC CAACTGAAGAAGAGCCGGCAGATCGAGGAAGAGATGTTGTATGGCGCTGTGCCCAAGACACCTGCCAAGCGCCGTGTGCTGGGGCCTCACACGCCTGGCAAAGTAAGGAAG CTCAATGCCACCTCGGTCTCCAGTGCCACTCCCAACAGCACGATACGTTCAGGCTTTGGCACAGTGCTCTGCCATTCCCCGGTGTCCCGGCTGCCGCCTTCCGCGGGCAAA CTTGGCCAGTCTGCTCGGCACCCTGGCCACGTAGCCGCCAAGCCCCCGCGCCCCGGCCTCAAGGAGCGCAACAAGGAGAacgtgctgcagctgcatggccCCGGGCTGAGCG CGCGAGCTCTCAAAGGCCTCCAGGTCTGA
- the VPS33B gene encoding vacuolar protein sorting-associated protein 33B yields the protein MASPGRRDAPEPPDFAVLKRLARDQLVYLLEQLPGRKDLFIDADLMSPLDRIANVSLLKQHEVDKLYKVENKPVVSTSDQLCFLVRPRIRNVKYVADVVHADKAAGRSRKYKIIFSPQKFYVCEMVLEEEGIYGDVTCDEWSFYLLPLDDDLISMELPEFFRDYFLEGDHRWINTVARALQLLSSLYGPFAKTYGIGRCAKMAYELWRELEEEVEGDSQARRPEIGHIFFVDRDMDYVTALCSQVVYEGLVDDTFRIKCGSVDFGPDITSGDRSIKLLLNAQDKVFAEIRNEHFTNVFGFLSQKARNLQAQYDRRRGMDIKQMKNFVSQELKGLKQEHRLLSLHIGACESIMKKKTKQDFQELIKTEHSLLEGFDIRESASFIEEHIDRQVSPIESLRLMCLLSITENGLIPKDYRSLKTQYLQSYGPEHLLTFHNLKRIGLLTEQSPGETFTAVESKVSRLVTDRAAGKLTDAFNSLARKSNFRGISKKLGLIPRVDGEYNLKMPRDMAYVFSGAYVPLSCKIIEQVLERRSWLGLEEVVRLLNGNEFAVTDPAVEDNPTWESQRVILVVFLGGCTFSEISALRFLGKEKGFRFIFLTTAITSSARMMEAMTETKA from the exons ATGGCCTCCCCCGGCCGCCGCGACGCGCCCGAGCCGCCCGACTTCGCCGTGCTCAAGCGCCTGGCGCGGGACCAGCTCGTCTACCTGCTGGAGCAG ctgCCGGGCAGGAAGGACCTCTTCATCGACGCGGACCTGATGAGCCCCCTGGACCGCATCGCCAACGTCTCCCTGCTCAAG CAGCACGAGGTGGACAAGCTGTACAAGGTGGAGAACAAGCCGGTCGTCAGCACCAGCGACCA GTTGTGCTTCTTGGTCCGGCCGCGGATCAGGAACGTGAAGTACGTCGCAG ACGTTGTCCATGCAGACAAGGCGGCGGGCAGGAGCCGGAAGTACAAGATTATCTTCAGCCCCCAGAAG TTTTACGTGTGTGAGAtggtgctggaggaggagggaatcTATGGAG ACGTGACCTGTGACGAGTGGTCCTTCTACCTGCTGCCTCTGGACGACGACCTTATCAGCATGGAGCTGCCCGAGTTCTTCCGGGACTACTTCCTG GAGGGAGACCATCGCTGGATCAACACCGTGGCTCGAGCCCTGCAGCTGTTGAGCTCCCTCTATGGGCCTTTTGCCAAGACCTACGGCATTGGCCGCTGCGCCAAG ATGGCCTACGAATTGTGGcgagagctggaggaggaagtTGAGGGCGACAGCCAGGCCAGGCGGCCCGAGATTGGCCATATCTTCTTTGTGGACAGAG ATATGGACTACGTCACGGCGCTCTGCTCCCAGGTGGTGTACGAGGGGCTGGTGGACGACACGTTCCGCATCAAGTGCG GGAGCGTGGACTTCGGGCCAGACATTACCTCTGGTGACAGGAGCATCAAGCTGCTGCTCAACGCACAGGACAAG gtGTTTGCTGAGATCCGCAATGAGCACTTCACCAACGTCTTTGGCTTCCTGAGCCAGAAAGCACGAAACCTGCAGGCACAGTACGAC CGACGGCGCGGGATGgacatcaagcagatgaagaacttTGTCTCCCAAGAGCTGAAGGGGTTGAAGCAGGAGCACCGCCTGCTGAGCCTGC ACATCGGCGCCTGCGAGTCCATTATGAAGAAGAAAACCAAGCAGGATTTCCAGGAGCTGATCAAGACCGAGCACT ccctcctggagggTTTTGACATCCGTGAGAGCGCCAGCTTCATCGAGGAGCACATAGACCGGCAG GTGTCCCCCATTGAGAGTCTGCGCCTGATGTGCCTCCTGTCCATAACTGAGAATG GTCTGATCCCGAAGGACTACCGCTCCCTGAAAACCCAGTACCTGCAG agctATGGGCCCGAGCACCTGCTGACCTTCCATAACCTCAAGCGCATTGGGCTTCTGACCGAGCAGTCCCCCGGAGAGACCTTCACTGCTGTGGAGAGCAAAGTCAGCAGGCTGGTGACTGACCGGGCTGCAG GAAAACTCACAGATGCGTTTAATTCTCTGGCCAGGAAGAGCAACTTCCGAGGCATAAGCAAGAAGCTGGGCTTG ATCCCCCGTGTGGATGGCGAATACAACCTGAAGATGCCCCGGGATATGGCTTACGTCTTCAGTGGGGCCTACGTCCCTCTGAGCTGCAAAATCATTGAGCAG GTGCTGGAGCGCAGGAGCTGGCTGGGCCTGGAGGAGGTGGTGCGCCTGCTGAATGGCAATGAGTTTGCCGTTACAG ACCCGGCGGTGGAGGACAATCCCACCTGGGAGTCCCAGCGCGTCATCCTGGTCGTCTTCCTGGGAGGCTGCACCTTCTCTGAGATCTCTGCGCTGCGGTTCCTGGGAAAGGAGAAAG GGTTCAGGTTCATATTCCTGACGACGGCGATCACCAGCAGCGCCCGCATGATGGAGGCCATGACCGAGACCAAGGCGTGA
- the HDDC3 gene encoding guanosine-3',5'-bis(diphosphate) 3'-pyrophosphohydrolase MESH1 yields the protein MDTDAGRLLEAADFAARKHAGQRRKDPEGTPYINHPLGVARILSHEAGVTDIVLLQAALLHDTLEDTDTTAAELERRFGAEVRRLVQEVSDDKALPRAERKRLQVERAPRCSAPAALLQLADKLYNLRDLQRATPAGWSEQRVHEYFAWAAQVVRGLRGTHAALEDELRRLFEARGLQE from the exons ATGGACACGGACGCGGGGCGGCTGCTGGAGGCGGCGGACTTCGCGGCGCGGAAACACGCGGGGCAGCGGCGCAAGGACCCCGAGGGCACCCCCTACATCAACCACCCCCTCG GCGTGGCGCGGATCCTGTCCCACGAGGCGGGCGTCACCGACATCGTGCTGCTGCAG GCGGCGCTGCTGCACGACACGCTGGAGGACACGGACACGACGGCGGCGGAGCTGGAGCGGCGCTTCGGGGCCGAGGTGCGGCGCCTGGTGCAGGAGGTGTCGGACGACAAGGCGCTGCCGCGGGCCGAGCGCAAGCGGCTGCAGGTGGAGCGGGCCCCGCGCTGCTCCGCGCCCGCcgcgctgctgcagctggccgaCAAGCTGTACAACCTGCGCGACCTGCAGCGCGCCACGCCGGCCGGCTGGTCGGAGCAGCGCGTGCACGAGTACTTCGCGTGGGCGGCGCAGGTGGTGCGCGGCCTGCGGGGCACCCACGCGGCGCTGGAGGACGAGCTGCGGCGGCTCTTCGAGGCGCGCGGGCTGCAAGAGTGA
- the LOC102563535 gene encoding protein regulator of cytokinesis 1 isoform X2: protein MDGRAAPGPRGAMRKSEVLAAESVACLNSALGKLRDIWEEIGIPEEQRLQRTDVVKKHVKGLLDMMIAEEEDLKERLLKSIASCRKELDTLCQELHLDPFEEEESTILQLERDLRTRVEVMAKQKRERKQELKALQDRDRDLCDLLCTRPYSIDSSAVPSLEELDGFRRHLATLTTEKERRREEFVHTKRQIIKCMEELEHVPDTSFEQDVVCEDEEAFCLSTENIAALKELLQQLEARQALNEAVCAELRSRILELWDRLQVPAEERDAVAPHMTGSRARTRRELQLEVDRLEELKLQNMKVVIEAIRVELAAYWDKCFYSPAQREGFAPYYDEDYTETLLQLHDAEVGRLKHYYETHRELFEAVQKWEENWRLFLELERKASDPSRFANRGGNLLKEEKQRAKLQKTLPKLEEELRVRIEGWEHENQEAFLVSGQQFMEYVAEQWQLFRLEKEKEKQERQLKKSRQIEEEMLYGAVPKTPAKRRVLGPHTPGKLNATSVSSATPNSTIRSGFGTVLCHSPVSRLPPSAGKLGQSARHPGHVAAKPPRPGLKERNKENVLQLHGPGLSGGCTPTAPAQRNYSINSVASTYSEFARELSKASRSDTSSHILNSTTTNLHC, encoded by the exons atgGACGGACGGGCGGCACCGGGCCCGCGCGGCGCCATGAGGAAGAG CGAGGTGCTGGCGGCGGAGTCTGTGGCATGTCTGAACAGCGCCCTGGGCAAACTGCGGGATATCTGGGAGGAGATCGGGATCCCTGAGGAGCAGCGACTGCAGCGAACAGATGTGGTGAAGAAGCACGTCAAG gggctgctggacaTGATGATAGCCGAGGAGGAGGACCTAAAGGAGCGCCTGCTCAAGAGCATCGCCTCATGTCGCAAGGAGCTGGACACCCTGTGCCAGGAGCTCCACTTAGATCCTTTCGAG GAGGAGGAGAGCACCATCCTGCAACTAGAGAGGGACCTGCGCACCCGTGTGGAAGTGATGGCAAAGCAGAAGCGGGAGAGAAAGCAAGAGCTGAAAGCCCTGCAGGATCGAGACCGGGATCTGTGTGACCTCCTTTGCACCCGCCCGTACAGCATTGACAGCAGCGCCGTACCCAGCCTGGAGGAGCTCGATGGCTTCCGGCGCCACCTGGCCACGCTGACGACCGAGAAG gaGCGCCGGCGAGAGGAGTTTGTGCACACCAAGCGGCAGATCATCAAGTGCATGGAAGAGCTGGAGCATGTCCCCGACACCAGCTTCGAGCAGGATGTGGTGTGTGAGGACGAGGAAGCCTTCTGCCTCTCCACCGAGAACATTGCTGCGCTcaaggagctgctccagcag ctggaagcccGGCAGGCACTTAACGAGGCGGTGTGCGCAGAGCTGCGTTCCCGAATCCTGGAGCTGTGGGACCGCCTGCAGGTTCCAGCTGAGGAGAGGGATGCTGTGGCCCCACACATGACTGGGTCCCGCGCCAGGACCAGGAGAGAG ctgcagctggaagtggACCGCCTGGAGGAGCTGAAGCTGCAGAACATGAAGGTGGTGATCGAGGCGATCCGCGTGGAGCTGGCAGCCTACTGGGACAAGTGCTtctacagcccagcccagcgggAGGGTTTTGCCCCCTATTATGATG AGGACTACACGGagaccctgctgcagctccacgaCGCTGAGGTGGGGAGGCTGAAGCACTACTACGAGACGCACAGGGAGCTCTTTGAGGCCGTCCAGAAGTGGGAGGAAAACTGGAGACTCTTCCTGGAGCTGGAG AGAAAAGCAAGCGACCCGAGCCGCTTTGCCAACCGTGGGGGGAACCTCCTAAAGGAAGAGAAGCAGCGGGCCAAGCTGCAGAAGACCCTCCCCAAG ctggaggaggagctgcGCGTGCGCATTGAGGGCTGGGAGCATGAGAACCAGGAGGCTTTTCTGGTGAGCGGGCAGCAGTTCATGGAGTACGTGGCAGAGCAGTGGCAACTCTTCCGcctggagaaggagaaggagaaacaGGAGCGC CAACTGAAGAAGAGCCGGCAGATCGAGGAAGAGATGTTGTATGGCGCTGTGCCCAAGACACCTGCCAAGCGCCGTGTGCTGGGGCCTCACACGCCTGGCAAA CTCAATGCCACCTCGGTCTCCAGTGCCACTCCCAACAGCACGATACGTTCAGGCTTTGGCACAGTGCTCTGCCATTCCCCGGTGTCCCGGCTGCCGCCTTCCGCGGGCAAA CTTGGCCAGTCTGCTCGGCACCCTGGCCACGTAGCCGCCAAGCCCCCGCGCCCCGGCCTCAAGGAGCGCAACAAGGAGAacgtgctgcagctgcatggccCCGGGCTGAGCGGTGGGTGCACCCCCACGGCCCCTGCCCAACGTAACTACAGCATTAACTCTGTTGCCAGCACCTATTCCGAATTTGCG CGCGAGCTCTCAAAGGCCTCCAGGTCTGACACCAGCTCCCACATCCTGAACTCCACCACCACCAACCTGCACTGCTGA
- the LOC102563535 gene encoding protein regulator of cytokinesis 1 isoform X1, whose protein sequence is MDGRAAPGPRGAMRKSEVLAAESVACLNSALGKLRDIWEEIGIPEEQRLQRTDVVKKHVKGLLDMMIAEEEDLKERLLKSIASCRKELDTLCQELHLDPFEEEESTILQLERDLRTRVEVMAKQKRERKQELKALQDRDRDLCDLLCTRPYSIDSSAVPSLEELDGFRRHLATLTTEKERRREEFVHTKRQIIKCMEELEHVPDTSFEQDVVCEDEEAFCLSTENIAALKELLQQLEARQALNEAVCAELRSRILELWDRLQVPAEERDAVAPHMTGSRARTRRELQLEVDRLEELKLQNMKVVIEAIRVELAAYWDKCFYSPAQREGFAPYYDEDYTETLLQLHDAEVGRLKHYYETHRELFEAVQKWEENWRLFLELERKASDPSRFANRGGNLLKEEKQRAKLQKTLPKLEEELRVRIEGWEHENQEAFLVSGQQFMEYVAEQWQLFRLEKEKEKQERQLKKSRQIEEEMLYGAVPKTPAKRRVLGPHTPGKVRKLNATSVSSATPNSTIRSGFGTVLCHSPVSRLPPSAGKLGQSARHPGHVAAKPPRPGLKERNKENVLQLHGPGLSGGCTPTAPAQRNYSINSVASTYSEFARELSKASRSDTSSHILNSTTTNLHC, encoded by the exons atgGACGGACGGGCGGCACCGGGCCCGCGCGGCGCCATGAGGAAGAG CGAGGTGCTGGCGGCGGAGTCTGTGGCATGTCTGAACAGCGCCCTGGGCAAACTGCGGGATATCTGGGAGGAGATCGGGATCCCTGAGGAGCAGCGACTGCAGCGAACAGATGTGGTGAAGAAGCACGTCAAG gggctgctggacaTGATGATAGCCGAGGAGGAGGACCTAAAGGAGCGCCTGCTCAAGAGCATCGCCTCATGTCGCAAGGAGCTGGACACCCTGTGCCAGGAGCTCCACTTAGATCCTTTCGAG GAGGAGGAGAGCACCATCCTGCAACTAGAGAGGGACCTGCGCACCCGTGTGGAAGTGATGGCAAAGCAGAAGCGGGAGAGAAAGCAAGAGCTGAAAGCCCTGCAGGATCGAGACCGGGATCTGTGTGACCTCCTTTGCACCCGCCCGTACAGCATTGACAGCAGCGCCGTACCCAGCCTGGAGGAGCTCGATGGCTTCCGGCGCCACCTGGCCACGCTGACGACCGAGAAG gaGCGCCGGCGAGAGGAGTTTGTGCACACCAAGCGGCAGATCATCAAGTGCATGGAAGAGCTGGAGCATGTCCCCGACACCAGCTTCGAGCAGGATGTGGTGTGTGAGGACGAGGAAGCCTTCTGCCTCTCCACCGAGAACATTGCTGCGCTcaaggagctgctccagcag ctggaagcccGGCAGGCACTTAACGAGGCGGTGTGCGCAGAGCTGCGTTCCCGAATCCTGGAGCTGTGGGACCGCCTGCAGGTTCCAGCTGAGGAGAGGGATGCTGTGGCCCCACACATGACTGGGTCCCGCGCCAGGACCAGGAGAGAG ctgcagctggaagtggACCGCCTGGAGGAGCTGAAGCTGCAGAACATGAAGGTGGTGATCGAGGCGATCCGCGTGGAGCTGGCAGCCTACTGGGACAAGTGCTtctacagcccagcccagcgggAGGGTTTTGCCCCCTATTATGATG AGGACTACACGGagaccctgctgcagctccacgaCGCTGAGGTGGGGAGGCTGAAGCACTACTACGAGACGCACAGGGAGCTCTTTGAGGCCGTCCAGAAGTGGGAGGAAAACTGGAGACTCTTCCTGGAGCTGGAG AGAAAAGCAAGCGACCCGAGCCGCTTTGCCAACCGTGGGGGGAACCTCCTAAAGGAAGAGAAGCAGCGGGCCAAGCTGCAGAAGACCCTCCCCAAG ctggaggaggagctgcGCGTGCGCATTGAGGGCTGGGAGCATGAGAACCAGGAGGCTTTTCTGGTGAGCGGGCAGCAGTTCATGGAGTACGTGGCAGAGCAGTGGCAACTCTTCCGcctggagaaggagaaggagaaacaGGAGCGC CAACTGAAGAAGAGCCGGCAGATCGAGGAAGAGATGTTGTATGGCGCTGTGCCCAAGACACCTGCCAAGCGCCGTGTGCTGGGGCCTCACACGCCTGGCAAAGTAAGGAAG CTCAATGCCACCTCGGTCTCCAGTGCCACTCCCAACAGCACGATACGTTCAGGCTTTGGCACAGTGCTCTGCCATTCCCCGGTGTCCCGGCTGCCGCCTTCCGCGGGCAAA CTTGGCCAGTCTGCTCGGCACCCTGGCCACGTAGCCGCCAAGCCCCCGCGCCCCGGCCTCAAGGAGCGCAACAAGGAGAacgtgctgcagctgcatggccCCGGGCTGAGCGGTGGGTGCACCCCCACGGCCCCTGCCCAACGTAACTACAGCATTAACTCTGTTGCCAGCACCTATTCCGAATTTGCG CGCGAGCTCTCAAAGGCCTCCAGGTCTGACACCAGCTCCCACATCCTGAACTCCACCACCACCAACCTGCACTGCTGA
- the NGRN gene encoding neugrin, whose product MAVLLLRRALRAAGPGTRLLGRGAAAGPGGGEDEDEDELESLREAERALQRQRVAIRMQRLRREMEPRVVPERLLTWQAITQMRFLWRELRDEWPVSRLAEGFGVSEDAVRRVLRSKFSPSPRCRDKQDARALSRLCPAASPERGAPAPARALPPPPAPRSALPAPLGPAAPAPRHSPPHARPPRGRPATPPAAGCPRPEPEPEPAAEAWDAEEAWGAGRERGAQVVQRGRDFFDSRGTFLYRIPGDGPADTPEPEPEPGPGGADCSPCRK is encoded by the exons ATGGCCGTGCTGCTGCTCCGCCGAGCGCTCCGCGCTGCCGGCCCCGGGACTCgcctgctggggcggggggcggccgcgGGGCCCGGCGGGGGcgaggacgaggacgaggacgagCTCGAGTCGCTGCGGGAGGCGGAGag GGCGCTGCAGCGGCAGCGCGTGGCCATCCGGATGCAGCGGCTGCGGCGGGAGATGGAGCCGAGGGTGGTCCCCGAGCGCCTGCTCACCTGGCAGGCCATAACGCAGATGCG GTTCCTGTGGCGGGAGCTGCGGGACGAGTGGCCGGTGTCGCGGCTGGCCGAGGGCTTCGGCGTGTCGGAGGACGCGGTGCGGCGCGTGCTGCGCAGCAAGTTCTCGCCCTCGCCGCGGTGCCGGGACAAGCAGGACGCCCGGGCGCTGAGCCGCCTGTGCCCCGCCGCCAGCCCGGAGCGCGgggcccccgccccggcccgcgccctgccgccgccgcccgccccgcgctCCGCCCTGCCCGCGCCCCTCGGCCCCGCCGCGCCCGCCCCGCGGCACAGCCCGCCGCACGCGCGCCCCCCAAGGGGCCGCCCTGCCACGCCGCCCGCCGCCGGCTGCCCACGGcccgagccggagccggagccggccGCGGAGGCGTGGGACGCCGAGGAGGCGTGGGGCGCGGGCCGGGAGCGCGGCGCCCAGGTGGTGCAGCGGGGCCGCGACTTCTTCGACAGCCGCGGGACCTTCCTCTACCGCATCCCGGGCGACGGGCCCGCGGACACCcccgagccggagccggagccggggccgggcggcgcgGACTGCTCCCCTTGCAGGAAATAA